One window of the Cryptomeria japonica chromosome 7, Sugi_1.0, whole genome shotgun sequence genome contains the following:
- the LOC131036452 gene encoding F-box/kelch-repeat protein At1g26930-like, with the protein MDFLQELPEQIFRDILLRISYESQSKIKQLLKPAKEMMECFKFYQDRIKFGLANKYICFLQRCEVSIYDPIDHSCKPFRTEHEISHSSKIINVNHKIVVLDGHFSLSPKIWIYDLLSSTWKRGADIPTPSDRNKYAWCASPDGSIYIAGGYDTIAGRKLRDAAVYKVDEDKWELLPQMYENVGRYCRGFFIEGMFYVLYRYRTQRFDPNTRVWTTIANMSLPYSYYYDLLYAFGRLIAFTTKGIEEYDWEGSVWREVEPLPQGFTVLHATVWYDRIFLRGYSNFMRPIFYMYKPGAALTERWISIEEPNIFLENYVESIVTIEI; encoded by the coding sequence ATGGATTTTTTACAGGAACTCCCCGAACAGATATTTCGAGACATTCTACTAAGAATATCGTATGAATCTCAGTCAAAGATTAAGCAGTTGTTGAAGCCTGCCAAAGAAATGATGGAATGCTTCAAATTTTATCAAGATAGAATTAAGTTTGGGCTGGccaataaatatatatgttttcttCAGCGTTGTGAGGTATCTATATACGATCCTATTGATCATTCATGTAAACCTTTTCGAACTGAACATGAAATCTCACACTCTTCTAAGATTATAAATGTGAATCATAAGATAGTTGTGCTAGACGGGCACTTTTCTTTAAGTCCAAAGATTTGGATATATGATTTATTATCTAGTACATGGAAGCGAGGTGCTGATATTCCAACCCCGAGTGATAGAAATAAGTATGCATGGTGTGCTTCACCTGATGGATCAATTTACATTGCAGGAGGATATGACACTATTGCTGGCCGTAAGCTCCGTGACGCAGCAGTTTATAAAGTAGATGAAGACAAGTGGGAGCTTCTTCCTCAGATGTACGAAAATGTTGGTCGGTACTGTAGAGGTTTTTTTATTGAAGGAATGTTTTATGTCCTATATCGTTATAGAACTCAAAGATTTGATCCCAACACAAGAGTATGGACAACAATAGCAAATATGTCTTTGCCTTATTCCTATTACTACGATCTTCTATATGCATTTGGACGACTAATTGCATTTACGaccaaaggaatagaagaatatgATTGGGAAGGAAGTGTATGGAGAGAAGTGGAACCGCTCCCTCAAGGCTTTACAGTTCTCCATGCCACAGTGTGGTATGATCGAATTTTCTTGCGGGGATATAGCAATTTTATGCGTCCCATTTTTTATATGTATAAACCTGGAGCAGCATTAACCGAGAGGTGGATTTCTATCGAAGAGCCAAACATTTTTCTGGAAAACTATGTCGAATCTATTGTCACAATAGAAATTTAA